Proteins encoded by one window of Pseudonocardia sp. HH130629-09:
- a CDS encoding DJ-1/PfpI family protein, with product MTRTIGVVVFDGAEELDFVGPWEVFTASSFLRERAGGEPDRVLLLAQEVRTLRCAKGLQVVPDARFADHDALDVVVVPGGHGADREVDNPVLLSWLARVAETATWTTSVCTGAFLLLASGVARGRRMATHWLAEDALAERGVDVDREARWVADDRVVSSQGVSAGIDMALWVVGQLHGPDHAREVQRYIQYDPAPPYAQP from the coding sequence ATGACGCGCACGATCGGTGTGGTGGTGTTCGACGGAGCGGAGGAGCTCGACTTCGTCGGGCCGTGGGAGGTGTTCACCGCGTCGTCGTTCCTGCGGGAACGGGCGGGCGGCGAACCCGACCGGGTCCTGCTGCTGGCTCAGGAGGTGAGGACACTGCGCTGCGCGAAGGGGCTGCAGGTCGTGCCCGACGCGCGGTTCGCCGACCACGACGCACTCGACGTCGTCGTGGTCCCCGGCGGGCACGGCGCGGACCGCGAGGTCGACAACCCCGTCCTGCTGTCCTGGCTCGCCCGGGTGGCGGAGACCGCGACCTGGACGACCAGCGTCTGCACCGGAGCCTTCCTGCTGCTCGCGAGCGGCGTGGCGCGCGGACGCCGGATGGCCACCCACTGGCTGGCGGAGGACGCCCTGGCCGAGCGCGGCGTCGACGTCGACCGGGAGGCACGGTGGGTGGCCGACGACCGGGTCGTCAGCAGCCAGGGGGTGTCGGCCGGGATCGACATGGCGTTGTGGGTGGTCGGGCAGCTGCACGGCCCCGACCACGCCCGGGAGGTCCAGCGCTACATCCAGTACGACCCCGCTCCGCCGTACGCGCAGCCGTGA
- a CDS encoding PepSY-associated TM helix domain-containing protein: protein MTRGGWWWSDLRPLLLRLHFYVGLFVGPFVLVAAVTGLLYTTTPQLDQILYRDALHVPVGPTQLDLRDQVGAAAAAVPGGTVTEIRPPIAPDSTTRVTFDAPGVAEDYARTAFVDPYTGQVRAVLDTYGEWLPVRAWIDTLHRNLHLGDAGRLYSELAASWLWVLAMSGLALWVVRRRRRARVRRTLLPEGAARGRVRIRSWHGSVGLWAAIGMLVMSATGLTWSNFAGDNVGALRSALSWTTPSVSDELPAGGTVAAPPTAPAAVGSAADRVLAAARAAGIADPVAITPPSEAGRAWQVGQVKRSWPLAQDAVSVDPGSGAILDTVRWTDWPFMAQAAEVGISAHMGILFGIGNQLLLVALALGIVVVVVWGYRMWWLRRPTRPGAAAPGGSQRPGVVSLAVVGSVALGLGILFPVLGVSLLLFLLVDALTQQFRGRRTTPDGALSE, encoded by the coding sequence GTGACACGGGGCGGCTGGTGGTGGTCGGACCTGCGGCCGCTGCTGCTGCGGCTGCACTTCTACGTCGGCCTGTTCGTGGGTCCCTTCGTCCTGGTCGCGGCGGTGACCGGGCTGCTCTACACGACCACCCCCCAGCTCGACCAGATCCTCTACCGCGACGCGCTGCACGTCCCGGTCGGCCCGACGCAGCTCGATCTGCGCGACCAGGTGGGTGCCGCCGCGGCCGCCGTCCCGGGCGGCACGGTCACCGAGATCCGGCCGCCGATCGCGCCGGACTCGACCACCCGGGTCACCTTCGACGCCCCGGGGGTCGCCGAGGACTACGCGCGCACCGCGTTCGTCGACCCGTACACCGGGCAGGTCCGCGCGGTCCTCGACACCTACGGCGAGTGGCTGCCTGTGCGGGCGTGGATCGACACGCTGCACCGCAACCTGCACCTGGGGGACGCCGGCCGGCTGTACTCCGAGCTGGCCGCCAGTTGGCTGTGGGTGCTGGCGATGTCCGGGCTCGCATTGTGGGTGGTGCGCCGGCGTCGCCGGGCCCGGGTGCGCCGCACGCTGCTGCCCGAGGGCGCGGCCCGCGGACGGGTCCGGATCCGCTCGTGGCACGGCTCGGTCGGGCTGTGGGCCGCGATCGGCATGCTCGTCATGTCCGCGACAGGGCTCACCTGGTCGAACTTCGCCGGTGACAACGTCGGTGCACTGCGATCGGCGCTGAGCTGGACGACGCCGTCGGTCTCGGACGAGCTGCCCGCGGGCGGCACCGTCGCGGCGCCGCCGACGGCACCGGCCGCCGTCGGGTCCGCCGCAGACCGGGTGCTCGCCGCGGCCCGCGCCGCCGGCATCGCCGACCCGGTCGCGATCACCCCGCCGTCGGAGGCGGGCCGGGCGTGGCAGGTCGGTCAGGTTAAGCGGTCCTGGCCGCTCGCGCAGGACGCGGTGTCCGTCGACCCCGGGTCGGGCGCGATCCTCGACACCGTCCGATGGACGGACTGGCCGTTCATGGCGCAGGCGGCCGAGGTCGGCATCTCGGCGCACATGGGCATCCTGTTCGGAATCGGCAACCAGCTACTGCTCGTCGCGCTGGCGCTCGGCATCGTGGTCGTCGTGGTCTGGGGCTACCGGATGTGGTGGCTGCGCCGGCCGACCCGCCCGGGCGCCGCGGCCCCCGGCGGATCGCAGCGACCGGGGGTGGTGTCGCTGGCCGTCGTCGGGTCGGTGGCGCTCGGTCTCGGCATCCTCTTCCCGGTGCTGGGCGTGTCCCTGCTCCTGTTCCTGCTGGTGGACGCCCTCACGCAGCAGTTCCGAGGCCGCCGTACGACACCGGATGGCGCGCTGTCCGAGTGA
- the mobF gene encoding MobF family relaxase, with the protein MLKVVNGYSPDYLLKEVATGRENYYTGAVAEGEPPGRWWGAGAERLGLAGLVDAQDMRALYERFLDPRHAGFRDPSQWDSVPTLGHTGRKYLSEDDLYAAALEREPDAAAERRAELRTEAGKAARHAVAFLDATFSVQKSVTLLHTAFEAREVAARQAGDETTAAAWGEFRQAVEDAIWAGNNAALAYLEDKAGYSRVGHHGGAAGRWVDAHAFTVASFFQHDSRDRDPQLHIHNTILNRVECPDGTWRTLDSRAVHRWRPGAAAVGERTCEERLIETIGVLLAMRPDGKVREVVGIPAQAMSLISTRRHAVTAKATELVEAFEARYGRAPNGYEYERLTQQATLVTRAAKSHHGEDRDDMLSRIDLRLRADIEGGLAGIADAVLAARRDGVEPMAFSPQAVIELALEDVRNRKTFWTTADLTRAVNAALPDYLGVSDGAEIAALLDQLTDAALEHAVTMETAKPATEALPDGLRLANGQSAYQAPGGALYAMPEQVHTERFLLAATTSRDGVALSRPAAGRFLERLRTEGVELGADQAAAVRGILTSGARVETLVGPAGTGKSFVVGTLARAWTDSTLHDHDPGQPSRAGRVFGLATSQMATEVLTGEGLTARNVAAWLATQDRLHGPGAVRSEDEAWRLREGDMLVVDESAMTDTAALATIHTHADRVGAKLLLVGDHRQLAAIGAGGAMDLLATAGSSYELADARRFSAEWERDASLRLRAGDESVLRTYHQHGRILDSGTRDDAEVSAARGWLADTLDGQHSLLLVDTNDQAARLSAALRTELVRLGRVTEDGVWLGRQGVVAGVGDLVQARRNAWHLAGRHGNRRGPINRETYRVTAVRDDGSIEVTTDTTDPAPGWTVDGAGGQRLVLPASYVTEDLALGYATTVHAAQGTTVDTTHSVITPNTGAPALYVGMSRGRGANTAHVTTRTAPDDPADGTRRHELHRDPVATLAAILDTAEITLSRPALAVATESAEHAASTRTAAELLADAAQLAATERTRDHLDHLVAGGRLTGEQRARIAAEDGAASLTRVLRRAELAGLDPQTVLGEAVDRGPLTGSRNLTNVLYSRIRDAHRFDPVGDTWAQWTPRTDNTEWSDYLTALARAADTRAAALGRDAATEPPAWATAAFGACPAEADQRDEWCAAVGRVAAYREMRGHTNDEGDILGPAPKPGQVEEFAAYRAAWRTLGRPEIDREHLELSNGQLRARVRAYERELAAAPRYVANELAGTRQTAATHQQTAALRRAEADAVTDPGERQRILDQAAQAAALVAVLDARAEQLQQIDDARATWLAHTAQTRVQAELSKAELSARDADDDPDQQVTAAEWKTAHEAAMADEDAHRDITETDLAHPEDLHQHDDVPPVQEDGAADTRWDDVRERAEREPRPDREDIVRVPDAAETTDHLDHAGRVLDEIRYRDTGDDLARADELTRWHTDDHAAIAEDEVADAPVDEYSNGW; encoded by the coding sequence GTGCTGAAGGTCGTCAACGGCTACTCGCCGGACTATCTGTTGAAGGAGGTCGCGACCGGGCGGGAGAACTACTACACCGGCGCGGTCGCAGAGGGGGAGCCGCCGGGCCGCTGGTGGGGTGCCGGAGCCGAGCGCCTCGGCCTGGCCGGTCTGGTCGACGCCCAGGACATGCGCGCGCTCTACGAACGCTTCCTCGACCCGCGGCACGCAGGGTTTCGGGATCCGTCCCAGTGGGACAGCGTCCCAACGTTGGGACACACCGGGCGCAAGTACCTGTCCGAGGACGACCTGTACGCGGCGGCGTTGGAACGGGAGCCGGACGCGGCGGCGGAACGCCGCGCCGAGCTGCGTACCGAGGCGGGCAAGGCCGCCCGGCACGCCGTCGCCTTCTTGGACGCCACGTTCAGCGTGCAGAAGTCGGTGACGCTGCTGCACACCGCGTTCGAGGCCCGCGAGGTCGCCGCCCGCCAGGCCGGCGACGAGACGACCGCGGCGGCGTGGGGCGAGTTCCGCCAGGCGGTGGAGGACGCGATCTGGGCGGGCAACAACGCCGCCCTCGCGTACTTGGAGGACAAGGCCGGCTATTCGCGGGTCGGGCACCACGGCGGCGCGGCCGGTCGGTGGGTGGATGCGCACGCGTTCACGGTGGCGTCGTTCTTCCAGCACGACTCCCGGGACCGGGACCCGCAGCTGCACATCCACAACACGATTCTGAACCGGGTCGAGTGCCCGGACGGGACGTGGCGGACCCTGGATTCGCGGGCGGTCCACCGGTGGCGCCCGGGTGCGGCGGCGGTCGGGGAGCGCACGTGTGAGGAGCGGCTGATCGAGACGATCGGGGTGCTGCTGGCGATGCGCCCGGACGGCAAGGTCCGCGAGGTGGTCGGGATCCCGGCGCAGGCGATGTCGCTGATCTCCACCCGCCGCCACGCGGTGACGGCGAAGGCGACGGAGCTGGTGGAGGCGTTCGAAGCCCGCTACGGCCGCGCCCCGAACGGTTATGAGTACGAGCGGCTGACCCAGCAGGCCACCCTGGTCACCCGCGCCGCGAAGTCCCACCACGGCGAGGACCGTGACGACATGCTGTCGCGGATCGACCTGCGGCTGCGCGCGGACATCGAGGGCGGACTAGCCGGGATCGCCGACGCCGTCCTCGCCGCCCGCCGCGACGGGGTGGAGCCGATGGCGTTCAGCCCACAGGCGGTGATCGAACTCGCGCTGGAGGACGTCCGGAACCGCAAGACGTTCTGGACGACCGCCGACCTCACCCGGGCGGTCAACGCCGCCCTGCCCGACTACCTCGGCGTCTCCGACGGGGCCGAGATCGCAGCCCTGTTGGACCAGCTCACCGACGCCGCACTGGAGCACGCGGTGACGATGGAGACCGCGAAACCCGCCACCGAGGCGCTGCCCGACGGGCTGCGCCTGGCGAACGGCCAGTCCGCCTACCAGGCCCCGGGTGGGGCGCTGTACGCGATGCCGGAGCAGGTCCACACCGAGCGGTTCCTGCTCGCCGCCACCACCTCACGTGACGGCGTCGCGTTGTCGCGCCCGGCGGCCGGCCGTTTCCTGGAGCGGCTGCGGACCGAGGGCGTCGAGCTGGGCGCCGACCAGGCCGCCGCCGTGCGCGGGATCCTCACCTCCGGCGCCCGGGTTGAGACCCTCGTCGGACCGGCCGGGACCGGGAAGTCCTTCGTCGTCGGCACCCTGGCCCGGGCCTGGACCGACTCCACCCTGCACGACCACGACCCGGGACAGCCGTCGCGGGCCGGTCGGGTGTTCGGTTTGGCGACGAGCCAGATGGCGACCGAGGTGCTGACCGGTGAGGGGCTGACCGCGCGCAACGTCGCGGCCTGGCTCGCCACTCAGGACCGCCTTCATGGCCCCGGCGCGGTCCGCAGCGAGGACGAGGCGTGGCGGCTGCGCGAGGGGGACATGCTGGTGGTCGACGAGTCCGCGATGACCGACACCGCCGCCCTCGCCACGATCCACACCCACGCCGACCGGGTCGGGGCGAAGCTGTTGCTGGTCGGGGACCACCGCCAGCTCGCCGCCATCGGCGCGGGCGGGGCGATGGACCTGCTCGCCACCGCCGGATCGTCCTACGAGCTGGCTGACGCCCGCCGGTTCAGCGCCGAGTGGGAACGCGACGCGTCGTTGCGGCTGCGGGCCGGGGACGAGAGCGTGCTGCGCACCTACCACCAGCACGGCCGCATCCTCGACTCCGGAACCCGCGACGACGCCGAAGTCTCCGCCGCGCGCGGATGGTTGGCCGACACCCTCGACGGGCAGCACTCGCTGCTGCTGGTCGACACCAACGACCAGGCCGCCCGCCTGTCGGCGGCCCTGCGCACCGAGCTGGTCCGCCTCGGCCGCGTCACCGAGGACGGCGTCTGGTTGGGCCGTCAAGGTGTCGTCGCCGGGGTCGGGGACCTGGTCCAGGCCCGCCGCAACGCCTGGCACCTGGCCGGGCGGCACGGCAACCGTCGCGGCCCGATCAACCGCGAGACCTACCGCGTCACCGCCGTCCGCGACGACGGCTCGATCGAAGTCACCACCGACACCACCGACCCCGCACCTGGCTGGACGGTCGACGGGGCGGGTGGGCAGCGGCTCGTGCTGCCCGCCTCCTACGTCACCGAGGACCTGGCCCTCGGCTACGCCACCACCGTCCACGCCGCCCAGGGCACCACCGTCGACACCACGCACTCGGTGATCACCCCGAACACCGGCGCCCCGGCCCTCTACGTCGGCATGTCCCGCGGCCGCGGTGCGAACACCGCGCACGTCACCACCCGCACTGCCCCCGACGACCCCGCCGACGGCACCCGCCGCCACGAACTGCACCGCGATCCCGTCGCCACGCTCGCCGCCATCCTCGACACCGCCGAGATCACGCTGTCGCGCCCCGCTCTGGCGGTCGCGACCGAGTCGGCTGAGCACGCGGCCAGCACCCGCACCGCCGCCGAGCTGCTCGCTGACGCGGCCCAGCTCGCCGCGACCGAACGCACCCGCGACCACCTCGACCATCTCGTCGCGGGTGGTCGTCTCACCGGGGAGCAGCGGGCCCGGATCGCCGCCGAGGACGGCGCCGCCTCGCTGACCCGCGTGCTGCGCCGCGCCGAGCTGGCCGGCCTCGACCCCCAGACGGTCCTGGGCGAGGCGGTCGATCGTGGGCCGCTCACCGGTTCCCGCAACCTCACCAACGTGCTTTACTCCCGCATCCGCGACGCCCACCGCTTCGACCCCGTCGGCGACACCTGGGCGCAGTGGACACCCCGCACCGACAACACCGAGTGGAGCGACTACCTCACCGCCCTGGCCCGCGCCGCCGACACCCGCGCCGCGGCCCTCGGCCGCGACGCCGCCACCGAGCCCCCCGCCTGGGCGACAGCGGCGTTCGGGGCCTGCCCGGCCGAGGCCGACCAGCGCGACGAGTGGTGCGCCGCGGTCGGCCGGGTCGCCGCGTACCGCGAGATGCGCGGCCACACCAACGACGAGGGTGACATTCTCGGGCCGGCGCCCAAGCCCGGGCAGGTCGAGGAGTTCGCCGCCTACCGCGCCGCGTGGCGGACCCTCGGCCGCCCCGAGATCGACCGCGAGCACTTGGAGCTGTCCAACGGCCAGCTCCGCGCCCGCGTCCGGGCCTACGAACGCGAACTCGCCGCCGCGCCCCGCTACGTCGCGAACGAACTCGCCGGAACCCGCCAGACCGCCGCCACCCACCAGCAGACCGCCGCCCTGCGCCGAGCCGAAGCCGACGCCGTCACCGACCCGGGTGAGCGGCAGCGGATCCTCGACCAGGCCGCCCAGGCCGCCGCGCTGGTCGCCGTGCTCGACGCCCGCGCAGAGCAGCTCCAGCAGATCGACGACGCCCGCGCCACCTGGCTCGCCCACACCGCCCAGACCCGGGTCCAGGCCGAACTCTCGAAGGCCGAGCTGTCCGCCCGCGACGCCGACGACGACCCCGACCAGCAGGTCACCGCCGCCGAATGGAAGACCGCCCACGAGGCCGCCATGGCCGACGAGGACGCCCACCGCGACATCACCGAAACCGACCTCGCCCACCCCGAGGACCTCCACCAGCACGACGACGTCCCGCCCGTCCAGGAGGACGGCGCGGCCGACACAAGGTGGGACGACGTCCGCGAGCGCGCTGAACGCGAACCTCGGCCCGACCGCGAGGACATCGTCCGGGTGCCTGACGCCGCCGAGACCACCGATCACCTCGACCATGCCGGCCGGGTCCTGGACGAGATCCGCTACCGCGATACCGGCGACGACCTCGCCCGCGCCGATGAACTCACCCGCTGGCACACCGACGACCACGCCGCGATCGCCGAAGACGAGGTCGCGGACGCCCCGGTCGACGAGTACAGCAACGGCTGGTAA
- a CDS encoding class I SAM-dependent methyltransferase — translation MTRRTDTGMPWPSPEDTPQTYWDAFHGGLDVPDQIPTPNPLLVEEASRLPTGSALDLGCGTGGDAIGLAGLGWRVTAVDVSGEVLRRAELHAGRGGVQVDWQRHDLTETFPTGRYDLVCSQFLHSPTERPGQRTAILRRALDAVAPGGSLLVIGHADIPASMTGTPFDVDLPGPGELRAALDPDPAVWTVAAERTVDRGTVTGPDGEPFARADTVLRLVRAG, via the coding sequence ATGACACGTCGTACCGACACCGGAATGCCGTGGCCCTCCCCGGAGGACACGCCGCAGACCTACTGGGACGCCTTCCACGGCGGGCTCGATGTCCCCGACCAGATCCCGACCCCCAACCCGCTGCTCGTCGAGGAGGCCTCCCGGCTACCAACGGGGTCGGCCCTCGACCTCGGGTGCGGCACCGGCGGCGACGCGATCGGGCTGGCCGGACTCGGCTGGCGGGTGACCGCCGTCGACGTCTCCGGCGAGGTCCTGCGACGGGCGGAGCTCCACGCCGGGCGAGGGGGTGTGCAGGTCGACTGGCAGCGCCACGACCTCACCGAGACCTTCCCTACTGGGCGCTACGACCTGGTGTGCTCCCAGTTCCTGCATTCGCCCACCGAGCGGCCCGGCCAGCGCACGGCGATCCTCCGGCGGGCCCTGGACGCCGTCGCCCCCGGCGGCTCGCTCCTGGTCATCGGGCACGCCGACATCCCCGCGTCGATGACGGGGACGCCGTTCGACGTGGACCTGCCCGGGCCCGGCGAGCTGCGCGCCGCGCTCGACCCGGATCCCGCGGTCTGGACGGTCGCGGCCGAGCGGACCGTCGACCGCGGGACCGTCACCGGACCCGACGGTGAGCCGTTCGCCCGGGCGGACACCGTCCTGCGGCTGGTCAGAGCCGGATGA
- a CDS encoding WhiB family transcriptional regulator, with the protein MFTVDPSPARGEELDWRSRAACRDVDPELFFPTATAGAALAAAERRALAVCTGCPVLAACRTWAVAEQPHGIAGGLTEAQRTALRHPRRARHGRPVGVRVPVPVRGARHRDAGRAALATGAEPGLVAVQCGVTRRTAERWAAELRRAHRVAVGARVGGER; encoded by the coding sequence ATGTTCACCGTAGACCCGAGCCCCGCACGGGGCGAGGAGCTGGACTGGCGGTCGCGCGCGGCGTGCCGCGACGTCGACCCGGAGCTGTTCTTCCCGACCGCGACCGCCGGTGCGGCTCTGGCCGCCGCCGAGCGGCGAGCCCTGGCGGTGTGCACGGGGTGCCCGGTCCTGGCCGCGTGCCGGACCTGGGCGGTCGCCGAGCAGCCGCACGGCATCGCCGGCGGGCTGACCGAGGCGCAGCGCACCGCGCTGCGCCACCCCCGCCGGGCCCGGCACGGACGCCCGGTCGGGGTCCGGGTGCCGGTTCCGGTGCGGGGTGCGCGGCACCGCGACGCCGGCCGGGCCGCGCTCGCGACCGGCGCCGAGCCCGGTCTGGTGGCCGTGCAGTGCGGGGTCACGCGGCGCACCGCCGAGCGGTGGGCGGCCGAGCTGCGCCGTGCCCACCGCGTCGCCGTCGGCGCGCGGGTCGGGGGTGAGCGGTGA
- a CDS encoding ABC transporter ATP-binding protein: MSARLVVDGVSVGHGGDPVVHDATLTVPDGAVLALVGPNGSGKSTLLKTLYRVLKPLRGHLLLGDDDLAAMAHRDNARAVGVLTQDDTGGFDFTAWEAVMLGRSPHLGTFGRPGPGDAAVVADALARTGCTAFAARPLSELSGGERQRVLLARALAQQPRVLVLDEPTNHLDPRHQLGVLRLARDIGTTVVAALHSLDLAAQYADLVAVLAEGRIAAVGPPAEVLTPGLLAAHFRVDGSIVADPVTGAPRVLLRELDAGQATS, translated from the coding sequence CGCCCGGCTCGTCGTCGACGGCGTCAGCGTCGGCCACGGCGGTGACCCGGTGGTGCACGACGCGACGCTGACCGTCCCCGACGGTGCCGTCCTCGCGCTCGTCGGGCCCAACGGGTCGGGCAAGTCCACCCTGCTCAAGACCCTGTACCGGGTGCTCAAGCCGCTGCGGGGGCACCTGCTGCTCGGTGACGACGACCTGGCCGCGATGGCGCACCGCGACAACGCGCGCGCGGTCGGGGTGCTCACCCAGGACGACACCGGCGGGTTCGACTTCACCGCCTGGGAGGCCGTAATGCTCGGCCGCTCCCCGCACCTGGGGACCTTCGGCCGCCCCGGGCCCGGTGATGCCGCCGTCGTCGCCGACGCCCTGGCCCGCACCGGATGCACCGCGTTCGCCGCCCGCCCGCTGTCGGAGCTGTCCGGCGGGGAACGGCAGCGGGTGCTGCTGGCGCGCGCGCTGGCCCAGCAGCCGCGGGTGCTGGTGCTCGACGAGCCGACCAACCACCTCGACCCCCGCCACCAGCTCGGGGTCCTGCGCCTGGCCCGCGACATCGGGACCACCGTGGTCGCGGCGCTGCACTCGCTCGACCTCGCCGCGCAGTACGCCGACCTGGTCGCTGTGCTCGCCGAGGGCCGCATCGCCGCGGTCGGCCCGCCGGCCGAGGTGCTGACCCCCGGCCTGCTCGCGGCCCACTTCCGGGTCGACGGGTCGATCGTCGCCGACCCGGTGACCGGGGCGCCCCGGGTGCTGCTGCGCGAGCTGGACGCCGGTCAGGCCACCTCGTGA
- a CDS encoding type IV secretory system conjugative DNA transfer family protein — protein sequence MSILFSSTSLVLAAFAAGALLAWARGARALAAGLAVVALLPAATIVTALSWPALVAMVGLAGVIVWHRWSRSSATVSRWAARSRRKVGVASSLDIVRHAGTLAVRRRTGMVRPSLAALSRWQRLRLATSEAAVELCRTGALRVWALVEDVVIVVGGPRTGKTGWLAGRVLDAPGAALVTSTRTDLLDLCGPLRRQDRGEVFVFNPAGLGSRASTITFDPLTGCTDPVTATERATDMLAAVASGSGGDREFWDGQARRVLAALLHAAALGGKRMADVLGWVADPDTAGREVPALLRRSGVTAFEQDVMQFLTTNERTRSSITSSVMPALGWLTHPAAAAAAEPGEGFDVARLLDDRATVFLLGAEEAQTAPLVCALTGHIAREARRLAAGEPKGRLDPPLGLFLDEAALISPVPLESWTADMGGRGVTILCAFQSRAQLLARWGEHKAATILNNTAAVMIFGGTRDKADLEFWSTLAGERDERVTTTDDHGRVASRSVRKVPVLAPAQIANLPAGRVVVIRRGIAPVIGRAQMAWRRRDVRRRARLLRRIEAETRWHCRSEAVRVWADGQLERLLVLLAARWPERYGEAAERVRSSNRMFAELRAIRRGSEHDQAAEATALHEPSPGTGPGGAVGPAGPADGAAGDGRWTR from the coding sequence ATGAGCATCCTGTTCAGCTCCACCAGCCTCGTCCTCGCCGCGTTCGCCGCGGGCGCCCTACTCGCCTGGGCGCGCGGCGCCCGCGCGCTGGCCGCCGGCCTCGCCGTGGTCGCGCTGCTCCCGGCGGCGACGATCGTCACCGCCCTTTCGTGGCCCGCCCTCGTGGCGATGGTCGGCCTGGCCGGGGTGATCGTGTGGCACCGCTGGTCGCGTTCCTCGGCGACGGTGTCCCGGTGGGCGGCACGGTCGCGCCGCAAGGTCGGGGTGGCCTCGTCGCTGGACATCGTCCGCCACGCCGGAACCCTCGCCGTCCGCCGCCGCACCGGCATGGTTCGCCCCTCCCTGGCCGCGCTGTCGCGGTGGCAGCGGCTTCGGCTCGCGACCAGCGAGGCGGCCGTCGAGCTGTGCCGCACCGGAGCGTTGCGGGTGTGGGCGTTGGTCGAGGACGTCGTGATCGTCGTCGGCGGCCCCCGCACCGGCAAGACCGGCTGGCTGGCCGGGCGGGTCCTGGACGCCCCGGGCGCCGCCCTGGTGACCTCGACCCGGACCGATCTGCTGGACCTGTGCGGGCCGCTGCGCCGCCAGGACCGGGGTGAGGTGTTCGTGTTCAACCCGGCCGGCCTCGGCTCCCGGGCGTCGACGATCACGTTCGATCCCCTGACCGGCTGCACCGACCCCGTCACCGCCACCGAACGCGCGACCGACATGCTCGCCGCCGTCGCCAGCGGATCCGGCGGGGACCGGGAGTTCTGGGACGGGCAGGCCCGCCGTGTCCTGGCCGCGCTGCTGCACGCCGCGGCCCTCGGCGGCAAGCGGATGGCCGACGTCCTCGGGTGGGTCGCCGACCCTGACACCGCCGGGCGTGAGGTCCCCGCGTTGCTGCGGCGGTCGGGGGTGACGGCGTTCGAGCAGGACGTCATGCAGTTCCTCACCACCAACGAGCGGACCCGTTCCTCGATCACCTCGTCGGTGATGCCTGCCCTGGGGTGGCTGACGCATCCGGCGGCTGCTGCGGCGGCGGAGCCGGGGGAGGGGTTCGACGTCGCCCGCCTCCTCGACGACCGGGCGACGGTGTTCCTGCTCGGCGCCGAGGAGGCCCAGACCGCCCCCTTGGTCTGCGCGCTGACCGGGCACATCGCCCGCGAGGCCCGACGCCTCGCAGCCGGGGAGCCGAAGGGGCGGCTGGACCCGCCGCTCGGGCTGTTCCTCGACGAGGCCGCCCTTATCTCGCCCGTCCCGCTCGAATCGTGGACCGCGGACATGGGTGGTCGTGGGGTGACGATCCTGTGTGCGTTCCAGTCCCGCGCCCAGCTGTTGGCCCGGTGGGGTGAGCACAAGGCGGCGACGATCCTGAACAACACCGCCGCGGTGATGATCTTCGGTGGGACGCGGGACAAGGCGGATCTGGAGTTCTGGTCCACCCTGGCCGGGGAGCGGGACGAGCGGGTCACCACGACTGACGACCACGGCCGCGTCGCTTCCCGCAGCGTGCGGAAGGTTCCGGTTTTGGCCCCGGCGCAGATCGCGAACCTGCCCGCGGGGCGGGTGGTGGTGATCCGGCGCGGAATCGCGCCGGTGATCGGCCGGGCGCAGATGGCGTGGCGCCGCCGCGACGTCCGGCGCAGGGCCCGGCTCCTGCGACGGATCGAGGCCGAGACCCGCTGGCACTGCCGCAGCGAGGCCGTCCGGGTGTGGGCCGATGGTCAGCTCGAACGCCTCCTGGTCCTGCTTGCCGCGCGGTGGCCAGAGCGCTACGGAGAGGCGGCCGAGCGGGTCCGGTCGTCGAACCGGATGTTCGCCGAGCTGCGCGCGATCCGCCGAGGCAGCGAGCACGACCAGGCCGCTGAGGCGACGGCGCTGCACGAGCCGTCCCCCGGCACCGGCCCCGGTGGGGCTGTGGGTCCGGCGGGGCCCGCCGACGGCGCTGCGGGTGACGGGCGGTGGACCCGATGA
- a CDS encoding sigma factor-like helix-turn-helix DNA-binding protein: MSEPLPGDTEDAYRRLAEAAAGTAPETVAALVRTTQQQVQTLLTRLTGSMSVERLALETYRLTLGVTPAPLAEEEGELVVLQVAITVAEQEGAFGLRSVSRGGGSPQDLLVTLPRDLRIAFVLTQSLGFTYARAATVCDVTSAEIRARVARAREHLLAHTDPLRTHRGPGPGRARPR, translated from the coding sequence ATGAGCGAACCGTTGCCCGGCGACACCGAGGACGCCTACCGCCGCCTCGCCGAGGCCGCCGCGGGTACTGCGCCGGAGACCGTCGCAGCACTGGTCCGAACGACCCAGCAGCAGGTCCAGACCCTGCTCACCCGACTGACCGGATCCATGTCGGTCGAGAGGCTGGCGCTGGAGACCTATCGTCTGACCCTGGGCGTCACACCGGCCCCGCTCGCGGAGGAAGAAGGAGAGCTGGTCGTACTGCAGGTCGCGATCACCGTCGCCGAGCAGGAGGGAGCCTTCGGTCTCCGGTCGGTGTCCCGCGGCGGCGGATCACCGCAGGATCTCCTCGTGACGCTGCCTCGGGACCTGCGGATCGCGTTCGTCCTGACCCAGTCCCTCGGGTTCACCTACGCGCGGGCCGCGACGGTGTGCGACGTCACCTCGGCGGAGATCCGGGCCCGGGTCGCCCGGGCCCGGGAACATCTCCTCGCCCACACCGACCCGCTGCGCACACATCGCGGACCCGGGCCCGGCCGGGCCCGGCCGCGGTGA